The DNA window GCCATATCGATAAAAGCATCCGGCCCCACCAGTTGCAAATGGTCACCGTCCTGCAACCGGCACAGCACTTCAAAACCTTCGATACGTCCCTTGGAATCCACCTGGGCCTGATAATAGGGCACCACCTTGTCATCCTGGATGGCCTGACGAATTTGCTCTGCCGACAACCTGGATGTAGGCCTGCCCAGATCCGGCGCCATCATCATCAGGCGTTCGATACAGATCTGCAATTGTGTCTGGCACACGGGTTTGGTCAGCGCCCCCAGCAGGCGCAGGCGGGAATTAATCACCACCTGGGAGGCGGCTTCTATGATGCGACTCTCCATGCCGGAAGCTATAATGACACCGCCGCGAAAACCGATGCGGCTCAGGCGCGACAGCAGCTCTATGCCATCCATGCCCGGCATGTGCAGATCCACCACCAGAATATGATAATGATCCCGGTATTTGGTCAGCAGCCGCAACGCCGCCAGACCATCACGGCAATATTCCACCTGGTCAACGTCCAGTTCGGAAAAATAACGGCTGAGGAGTTGGCAGGTACTCAGGGAGTCATCGATGATAAGCACGTTCAGCGTCATATTGCATCTCCTTTGCCATTCAGGTCACACAGTGCTGTGGTACCGGTACATCCCTGAATTCATGCTGTATAGGCTTGGTAATTAAGCCTAGTTCAGCAAAGGATCAAGTCAAACCAGAGCAAGCAAAAAGCCCAATCATGCTTTAATGCATATCCGCGGTATTTTTTCGGGAACTGGCGGAAAAATCTGCTATACTCCGCGCCCGCTTTAAGGCAAACGACCGCTGTCGTCTGCCGGCGACGAGAGTGTTAAGCCAATGCCAGGAAATATCATGAGATTTGAATCCTTCAGTTTTGCCCCCGAGATTTTGCGCGCCATCGCAGACTGTGGTTACCAGACCATGACCCCAATCCAGCGCCAGGCCATACCTCCCGTGCGCCGCGGTCAGGACGTGCTCGCCAGCGCCCAGACAGGTACGGGTAAAACCGCAGCCTTTGCATTGCCGATACTGCAGCGCCTGTTGGACAATCCCAAGCCGTTGGAACCCACCAAGAGCCGGGCACTGATCATGACCCCCACCCGCGAACTGGCGGAGCAAATAGCGGTCAACCTCAATGCCTATGGCAAGTACATGAACCTGACAGTGCTGACCCTGTTTGGTGGCGGCAAGGCAGATATCCAGGCGCAAAAACTGCGCCGCGGCACCGACATCATAGTGGCGACGCCGGGACGTTTGCTAGAGCACCTACTGGCCGGCAACCTGACCCTGTCCGACATTGAAGTGCTGGTGTTTGATGAGGCCGACCGCATGCTGGACATGGGCTTCCTTAATGACATCAACAAGATACTGCAAGCGGTAAACAAGCAGCGTCAGAATCTGATGTTCTCTGCCACCTTCTCGGGTCCGGTGCGTCGCCTGGCCGATGAGATAATGAACAAGCCCAAGGTGATCAGTGCCGATCGCCAGAACACCACGGCCGTGACCGTCAGCCAGGTGGTGTATCCGGTGGAGCAGCGCCGCAAGCGCGAACTCTTGTCCGAGCTTATCGGCCGCAAGAACTGGCAGCGGGTGCTGGTGTTTTCCGCCACCCGTGAAGATGCCGACCAACTGACCGCAGAGCTGAATCTCGATGGCATCACAGCCGCCGTGGTACACAGCGAAAAGGCCCAGGGCAGCCGTCGCCGCGCGCTGCGGGAATTTATTGAAGGCAAGATCCGGGTGCTGGTGTCCACCGAAGTGGCGGCCCGCGGCCTGGATATTCCGGATCTGGAATACGTGGTCAACTATGACCTGCCCTTCCTGCCGGAAGACTATGTGCATCGCATAGGTCGCACCGGGCGTGCCGGCAAGAGCGGTGTGGCCATTTCCTTTGTCAGCCGCGAAGAAGAGCGCACCCTGTCGGACATAGAAAAGCTGATTGGCCAGAAGCTCAAACGCATCATGGTGCCCGGCTACGAGGTCAGCAACCGGGATCTGCTGCTCAAGCAGCTGCAAAAACGCCGCAGCTTTGCCAAGAAGAAAGAGCGCGATGACAACGCCGCCGCCCAAATCGTCGCGGAGAAGAGCATGGCCGGCCGCAGGGTCAAGGTTAAGGTTGGCTCCCAGGGCAACACCAAGAAAATCAAGTAAGCTACTGACCCAAACAAGCTGCCGACTCAAGCACGCTACAGACATAGAAACAGCCGCCCCCAGGGCGGCTTTTTTATTCAAGCCGCTGAGGCATCAAAGCCTGAAGATGGACAGTGCCCATGACCCTGCCTACAATGGGCGCCGTTTCCATCCCAGGCCCCGAGGCAAAGTCCAATATGCAAATCAGCTATAACCAGGCCATTTTGGCCCTCGCTCGCGACGGTCTGGCCGCACTGGCCGCCTCCAGTGCCATAGGTCCCAAGGCCACAGAGGCACAGAAAAGCCATTTCCTGTGTAATTTCATGGCCACAGCCCTCAAGGAAAAGCGTTATCCCAAGTTGATAGCCAATGAGCTGACCTTATGGGTGCGCCAGGGCCGCAGCCTGGGTGCCAATGCCGGTCTGCGCCAGTTGCTTGAAGGCATCAGCCAGCAGTACGGTCAGATTAGCGACATCAGCACAGGTCTGGGTCACAGATTGGAACAATTGCTGGCCAGGGCCAAAGAGCAGGGCTTTCTGGTTTTTACCGACACAGTTATCGACGGCAAGCTCAGGCTCGATGCCGATGGCGTGCCCAGCATAGTCATCAGCCATGATGCTTACTGTAGCCAGCTCAAGGACGGCGAACTTCTGGGCCCGCTGACCCTCTATGTTCGCGCCGATGAAGGGCTTTTGGCACAAATGGCCCTGGACTGTGGTCTGTTGCTGAGCGCAGGGGATAAAAAGGCCTCCCTTATAAAACACCATAAGAGCTACCGTCTTTTTCCACGAAATCAGTTACCTTGTCTGGCACTGCTGACAAAGTAACCAAAATTGGTTACTGTGTTGCCCAGGGAACGTTGTGGAGTGCAACATGAGGAAAAACAGGATCTTTTCACTGCTGACGGCGCTGTTTCTTGTTGCCGGCCCACCGCCGGTCATGGCCGAGCCTGGAGGGAAAACATCACCCCAAGTCAGGCTCAAATACAACGTCAGCGGCTCAAGCAATTGGTATCCTTACTATATTCCCAACAGTCCGGATAGCCCCGGCATCATCAGTGAGCTGTTACCGCAAATTCTGTCCCGTGCCGGTGTCGGTGGTGAAATAGTCCCCCTGCCCCCCAAGCGCACCAACCAGGCCCTGGAAAACGGTCAGCTGGACTTCGATATCGTCAGCCCCAGCTGGTTCCCCAACGGTGACTTCGGTCCCAAGTTCGTTAAATCCAGCCCGATTATGCTGATCAAGGAAAATGTGATCACCCTGCCCGGCCATGAGCTGGATTGGCAGGACATCAGCGCCATCAAGGGCCGAGAGATAGGCACTGTCATGGGTTACTTGTACCACGACGACAAGGATTTTATCCGCGCCGATTTCCGCTCAGAGCAGGAGCTGATCAAGGCGCTGCACAAGCACAGGATCCCGGCGGCCATCAGCGGTGATTATCCGGCGCTCTACTGGTCGGCCAAGCTCAATCTGCCCATTGCCATTGCCGCAGAGCACTCCAGTGGCGATCTGGTATTCCGCCTGCGCAAGGAACATGAAGCCCTGCTGCCGGCCATAGATGCGGCGATTACCGAACTGAAAAAGGACGGCACAATCAAGACGATTATCGCCAAATACACCCAGAGATTGCAGCCCTGAGGCTGCCCCAAAAAATCCATCCCGGACTAAAAAATAAAGCGCCCAAGGGCGCTTTATCTTATTGCAATGGCGATGGCGATGGCCGTCAGTCGTTAGCGAAACAAAGCAAAATAACAAACAACAGACTTATATTTAACTCTGAACTATTTGGCGCTCGCGAGATTTTAAAATTATGGAAGCAAGATAAAATAGAGAATCCACTAAAACAAAGAAAACATAAACTTGCTAACTATATTGTCTCTAACCACTTATAGATGTAGATTATCTTCACTGCACCTGACGCAAAAAAACCCTGTTGATCAAACGATAATACCAGATAAGAGCATTGTCTTGTTTTCTTATGATGAAATGGACAAAATCACCGAACAATCTAAAAATTTTTGTAATCAAGTCGAGTTCATTGGACGTGATGACATCAAGTCCTATAGAAAGCTGATTTTTACCTTGCCAAGCAACCGAAAAAACTAGTTTTTAACAATAAGTAATAGGGAGAATTACTGATGAATACGATATTAAAGATAGCTGTTTTCATACTCGTACAATCATTTATGTGTGTAGATGTTTCATTAGCTGCTGAACTCTCTGCGCCAAAAGAAGCGGACAAAAGCGCCCTAAATTCAGCCATTCAGACCATGTGTAACAAATCAATTGTAGCAATAGGTGAAAATGCTCATGGCGATGGTCACAGCTTGATAATTAAAGCAGGACTTGTTGAGGCGCTTGTTGAAAAATGTGGCTTCAACACCGTGTTGTTTGAATCTAGCACCTATGAATT is part of the Shewanella cyperi genome and encodes:
- a CDS encoding DUF2913 family protein — protein: MQISYNQAILALARDGLAALAASSAIGPKATEAQKSHFLCNFMATALKEKRYPKLIANELTLWVRQGRSLGANAGLRQLLEGISQQYGQISDISTGLGHRLEQLLARAKEQGFLVFTDTVIDGKLRLDADGVPSIVISHDAYCSQLKDGELLGPLTLYVRADEGLLAQMALDCGLLLSAGDKKASLIKHHKSYRLFPRNQLPCLALLTK
- a CDS encoding DEAD/DEAH box helicase — protein: MRFESFSFAPEILRAIADCGYQTMTPIQRQAIPPVRRGQDVLASAQTGTGKTAAFALPILQRLLDNPKPLEPTKSRALIMTPTRELAEQIAVNLNAYGKYMNLTVLTLFGGGKADIQAQKLRRGTDIIVATPGRLLEHLLAGNLTLSDIEVLVFDEADRMLDMGFLNDINKILQAVNKQRQNLMFSATFSGPVRRLADEIMNKPKVISADRQNTTAVTVSQVVYPVEQRRKRELLSELIGRKNWQRVLVFSATREDADQLTAELNLDGITAAVVHSEKAQGSRRRALREFIEGKIRVLVSTEVAARGLDIPDLEYVVNYDLPFLPEDYVHRIGRTGRAGKSGVAISFVSREEERTLSDIEKLIGQKLKRIMVPGYEVSNRDLLLKQLQKRRSFAKKKERDDNAAAQIVAEKSMAGRRVKVKVGSQGNTKKIK
- a CDS encoding transporter substrate-binding domain-containing protein, which codes for MAEPGGKTSPQVRLKYNVSGSSNWYPYYIPNSPDSPGIISELLPQILSRAGVGGEIVPLPPKRTNQALENGQLDFDIVSPSWFPNGDFGPKFVKSSPIMLIKENVITLPGHELDWQDISAIKGREIGTVMGYLYHDDKDFIRADFRSEQELIKALHKHRIPAAISGDYPALYWSAKLNLPIAIAAEHSSGDLVFRLRKEHEALLPAIDAAITELKKDGTIKTIIAKYTQRLQP